Genomic segment of Limnohabitans sp. INBF002:
GCGGCTTCGTAGACCATGTTGTCGCGCAGGTAGTCAAAGCCGTATTCGTTGTTTGTGCCGTAGGTGATGTCGGCGCGGTAAGCCGCTTGCTTTTCTTCGCGCGGCATCTGTGGCAAGTTGATGCCCACAGACAAACCCAACCAGTTGTACAGGCGCGACATCCATTGCGCGTCACGGCTGGCCAAGTAATCGTTCACCGTCACCACATGCACGCCGTTGCCGGTGAGGGCATTCAGGTACACGGGCAATGTGGCGGTGAGGGTCTTGCCTTCACCGGTACGCATTTCGGAAATTTTGCCCTGGTGCAGCGCAATGCCGCCCAACATCTGCACGTCAAAGTGGCGCATTTTCATGACGCGCTTGGAAGCCTCACGCACCACGGCATAAGCTTCAGGCAACAAATCGTCTAAGGCCTCACCGTTGGCGACGCGTGATTTGAATTCGTCGGTTTTGGCACGCAAGGCCGCATCGTCGAGCTTCTCCAACGAAGGCTCCAACGCATTGATTTGCGTGACGGTTTTGCGGTATTGCTTGAGTAGCCGCTCATTGCGGCTACCAAAAATTTGAGTCAAGAAATTGAGAGCCATGCGAGCACTGCGAGGTCCCTGTTTTTCTGCAAAAACAAGGGTCGCAAAATCCTTTGTGAAAGGCTTGATAGAAGCTCAGAATTTTAACCGTCAGCGGAACCATAATTGCGTCATGGCCACCCGTTCTACACCGCATCCCGACACACTTGCCGCCTATCGTGCGCTGGGATACAACACACCGCCCAAATCAAGGGTCAGTGTGCGCGGTAAATCACAGACCTTGGAGCAAGTGGTTGGCTCAGCACCTTCTTTGGCCCACCTCTCCGCGATTGCTCAGGACACCCAAAACAGACTCAAAGCGATCGCCCCACTGCTTCCCGCTTCGTTGCGTCCACTGGTCCAATCTGGTGGGGTAGAAGATGATGCTTGGTGTTTGTTGGTGCCCAACAGCGCTGTAGCCGCCAAGCTACGGCAAACATTGCCGGCCTTGTGCGCCCACTTGCGCACCAAGGGTTGGAATGTGAACACCATCCGCGTCAAAGTGAAATCGCACAGCTAAAGAAAAACCCGCTACGCCAAAGGCGTAACGGGTTTTATTTTGGTGCCGCTTGTCGGAATCGAACTGACGACCTACCGCTTACAAGGCGGGTGCTCTACCAACTGAGCTAAAGCGGCGCAGGCAGAATTCTAACCTAACTTTCGTGTGTTTTTACTTCACACGCGTGAGTGTTGGACGACCTGAAGGTGTCGTGGGCGTTGGCGGCTCATCGTCTGCACCACCGTCAACCTGTGACGTGTCCACCGCACTTAATGCGGGACGTTTAGCCACAGCGGCAGGAACCGCATCAGATGCGGTGTTCATCGGAAAGGACATGCCTTGTCCGTTTTCACGCGCGTAAATCGCCATCACACGATTGATGGGGATGATGATTTCACGCGGCACACCACCGAAGCGGGCTTTGAATTCAATGAACTCATTGCCCAGCGTCATGCCTGCCGTGGCGTCATAGCCCACGTTCAACACAATCTCACCGTTTTTGACGTACTCCATCGGCACTTGCACGGTCTCGTCAACCAAGACCGCGACATAGGGCGTGAACCCACTGTCGGTGCACCACTCGTGCAACGCACGCAACAGATACGGACGGGTGGAAGAGGCGTCTGGAGCGTTCAACATACGAATTACTTGCGCATGACCTTTTCAGAAGGCGTCAATGCTTCGATGTAGGCTGGGCGCGAGAAGATGCGCTCAGCGTACTTGAGCAATGGTGCAGCATTCTTCGACAAGTCGATGCCGTAATGATCCAAGCGCCACAACAGTGGTGCAATGGCCACGTCGAGCATGGAGAAGTTTTCGCCCAACATGTACTTATTCTTCAAGAACACGGGAGCCAACTGTGTCAAACGGTCACGGATGTGAGCGCGTGCTTTTTCCAAAGCTTTGTCGTTGGCTTTGGCAGCGCGAGACTCCAACGT
This window contains:
- a CDS encoding ClpXP protease specificity-enhancing factor, whose protein sequence is MLNAPDASSTRPYLLRALHEWCTDSGFTPYVAVLVDETVQVPMEYVKNGEIVLNVGYDATAGMTLGNEFIEFKARFGGVPREIIIPINRVMAIYARENGQGMSFPMNTASDAVPAAVAKRPALSAVDTSQVDGGADDEPPTPTTPSGRPTLTRVK